From Nymphaea colorata isolate Beijing-Zhang1983 chromosome 6, ASM883128v2, whole genome shotgun sequence, a single genomic window includes:
- the LOC116255489 gene encoding myb-related protein MYBAS1-like, giving the protein MLVAERAQTRKGPWTEQEDLQLVCFVGIFGEKRWDFIAKVSGLNRTGKSCRLRWVNYLRPDLKRGRMTPQEESLVLELHARWGNRWSRIARKLPGRTDNEIKNYWRTHMRKKAQEREENSLSLSSSTSSCSLASSSSASSSSPPPSLLSNQLQEGSPLKAEGDSPPGDSMFGGGGSSWDTSRGDAASAEPAEGGSAGSFMEQMWKEIAASEILSFPVYEPLKEDGESMFPCTSMASPLWEYCCDSLWKMDEDEFSIRDPLV; this is encoded by the exons atgtTGGTGGCAGAGAGAGCTCAGACTCGCAAGGGTCCATGGACCGAGCAAGAAGACCTCCAACTGGTCTGCTTCGTGGGAATCTTTGGAGAGAAGCGCTGGGATTTCATAGCAAAAGTATCAG GTCTCAACAGGACAGGAAAAAGTTGCAGGCTTCGCTGGGTCAACTACCTCAGGCCTGACCTCAAGCGTGGAAGGATGACCCCTCAGGAGGAAAGCCTCGTCCTTGAGCTTCATGCTCGCTGGGGCAACAG GTGGTCAAGGATTGCTAGGAAACTGCCTGGCCGCACAGACAATGAGATCAAGAACTACTGGAGGACACATATGAGGAAGAAAGCTCAGGAACGCGAGGAGAATTCCTTGTCactctcctcctccacctcctcctgcTCCCTAGCATCATCTTCTTCAGCTTCATCTTCATCGCCTCCGCCTTCGCTGTTGTCGAATCAGCTTCAAGAGGGTTCTCCCCTCAAGGCTGAGGGGGACTCTCCTCCTGGTGACTCGATgtttggaggaggaggaagttCATGGGATACAAGCCGTGGAGATGCTGCAAGTGCAGAACCAGCAGAAGGTGGTAGCGCAGGGAGCTTCATGGAGCAGATGTGGAAGGAGATTGCTGCATCCGAGATCCTCAGCTTTCCTGTTTACGAACCTCTGAAGGAGGACGGAGAATCCATGTTTCCTTGCACTTCAATGGCTTCCCCTCTGTGGGAGTACTGCTGTGACTCACTCTGGAAGATGGATGAAGATGAATTTTCCATTAGAGACCCTCTTGTGTAA